Within the Geoalkalibacter sp. genome, the region TGGGGGAACGGCTTTTTTTTTGCAAAAGCTCTGCGCTATACTGCGAAAATTGTCAGGCGCGGAGGTGTGACCAGTGCACGACAAGCTGATGCGGGGCCTGCTGGTCGCGGCCCTGGTGTTTTTCACCGGAACGACGGCTCAGGCTTTTTGTTTCGAGGAGGCGGGGGCCGAATACGACGTGCCGCCCGGCCTGCTCTGGGCCATCGCCAAGGTCGAGTCGGGTTTCGATCCCCTGGCGCTGCAAAAAAACGCCAACGGCAGCACCGATTTCGGGGTGATGCAGATCAATTCGAGTTGGATCGGCCGCTGGCCCGACGTCAACCTGGAAACCCTGCGCGATCCCTGCGGCAACGTGCGCATCGGCGCCCGGGTTCTGGCCGACTGCCTGCAGCGGCACGGTTATACCTGGGAGGGCATCGGCTGCTACAACGCGCTGAGCACCGACAAGCGCGCCGCCTA harbors:
- a CDS encoding lytic transglycosylase domain-containing protein, with product MHDKLMRGLLVAALVFFTGTTAQAFCFEEAGAEYDVPPGLLWAIAKVESGFDPLALQKNANGSTDFGVMQINSSWIGRWPDVNLETLRDPCGNVRIGARVLADCLQRHGYTWEGIGCYNALSTDKRAAYARRVIAVIERMSP